A region from the Kribbella shirazensis genome encodes:
- a CDS encoding PPK2 family polyphosphate kinase, translating to MTSREQRIADFIEPFRVEPGSKVSLARDFAPDFRGMIRSKKRGRKLLVQGTELLSEYQSRLYAQHTHGVLVVLQSLDAGGKDGTIRHVMTGVNPQGVSVNGFKVPSSEELDHDYLWRYGLRLPARGEIGIFNRSHYEEVLVVRVHPELLDRQKLPPGIRQGLWKRRYREINDWERTLSDNGVKIVKLFLNLSQEEQRIRFLRRIDLRDHNWKFSAADIREREYWDDYQNAFSRMLSRTSTEWAPWYVIPADRKWYARIAAAAVIANTLIEIDPRYPKVGKKARKALQEIKETLEEQAPEGAAADPFAAA from the coding sequence ATGACATCTCGCGAGCAGCGGATCGCCGACTTCATCGAGCCCTTCCGGGTCGAGCCGGGCTCGAAGGTCAGCCTGGCCAGGGACTTCGCACCGGACTTCAGGGGCATGATCCGCTCCAAGAAGCGCGGCCGCAAACTGCTGGTCCAGGGGACCGAACTCTTGTCCGAGTATCAGTCCAGGCTGTACGCACAGCACACCCACGGCGTGCTGGTGGTGCTGCAGTCGCTCGACGCCGGCGGGAAGGACGGCACCATCCGCCACGTCATGACCGGAGTCAATCCCCAGGGTGTGTCGGTGAACGGCTTCAAGGTCCCCTCCAGCGAGGAACTGGATCACGACTATCTGTGGCGCTACGGACTGCGCCTGCCGGCTCGCGGTGAGATCGGCATCTTCAACCGCTCGCACTACGAGGAGGTGCTCGTCGTCCGCGTGCACCCCGAACTCCTCGACCGCCAGAAGCTTCCGCCGGGCATCCGCCAGGGGCTCTGGAAACGGCGTTATCGCGAGATCAACGACTGGGAGCGAACCCTCAGCGACAACGGCGTCAAGATCGTGAAGCTCTTCTTGAACCTCTCCCAGGAGGAGCAGCGGATCCGCTTCCTGCGCCGGATCGACCTGCGCGACCACAACTGGAAGTTCTCGGCGGCCGACATCCGCGAGCGCGAGTACTGGGACGACTACCAGAATGCGTTCTCGCGGATGCTGTCCAGGACCAGCACCGAGTGGGCGCCGTGGTACGTGATTCCAGCCGACCGTAAGTGGTACGCCCGCATCGCCGCCGCCGCGGTGATCGCCAACACGCTGATCGAGATCGATCCGCGCTATCCCAAGGTCGGCAAGAAGGCACGGAAGGCGCTGCAGGAGATCAAGGAGACCCTTGAAGAACAGGCCCCCGAAGGCGCGGCGGCCGATCCGTTCGCGGCCGCCTAG